Genomic segment of Desulfurobacteriaceae bacterium:
CGTTACTTTCCAGACTTTGTGAAGTACTTCAGCTTTTCCTCTTGCCCTTAGTAAAACCTCACCTGCCGAAGCCAACGTTCCGCTGGGAACAGACTCAAGAACTTTTGCCCCAAACTTTTCAAGTATTCTCCTACACTCCTCAGTTCCACAAACTACTATTTCGTGCCTTGAAGAATAAGTTATCTCTCCCTCCTTATCTCCAATTCCAAGAACGAAGGTTGTTAAATCAAAGTAAGGAACATCATCCTCAACAAGTCTATCAATTTCACTTTCAGTAAAAACTACCATCTCTTCTCTCCCTGGGTCAGTCTGTTTATCAGGTAGATAATTGCAATGGAAATCACAGCCGTAATTGCAGTCAGGATGTTGGCTTTCTGGAAATCTCCTCCTGAAACAGCACTGTATATTTCAAGGGGAATCGTATTTGTCTTGAAAGGAATGTTCCCTGCAAGCATAAGGGTTGCTCCAAACTCTCCAAGAGCCCTTGCAAAGGAGAGAATAAGTGCTGCAACAATACCCTTCTTTGCAAGTGGGAGGACGATTTTTAAAAAGGTCTGGAGCTCACCCTTTCCGAGAGTATAGGAAACCTTTATAAGATTCCTGTCAACAGCTTCAATTGCTGCCCTTGAACTTTTGACGAAAATTGGAAAAGCAGCAACAGAAGCGGCAACAACAGCCCCATACCAGGTGAAGACAATGCCTGTGTGAAAGAGTTTGTAGAGGAAAGCGCCGATAATGCCGTTTTTTCCAAGAATGAGAAGAAGTAGATAGCCTGTAACTGTCGGTGGAAAGACAAGGGGAAGAGTAACAAGAGCATCAATTAGATTTTTAAGTGGAAAGCTCCTTGTTGCAAGAAAGTAAGAAACGGGGAGGCCGAAGAGGAAGACGAGAAGAGAAGAGAGAGTTGCAACTTTCAGCGAGAGTTTTATTGAAAAAAGAGCTTGAGGATCCATCATTTACCTACCCTCATTGACTTTAAAGAAACCAAACTTTCCAAACTCTTTTCCATCTTGAGAAAGCAGGAATTCTTCAAACTCCCTACCAAGGTTCTTTTTCTGTGAAGAATTAACTAAACCCACGTAGAACATTATTGGTCTGTGTGAACTTTCTGGAAAGACTTCTATGAGTTTCAACCTATCTTTAAATTTCATATAGTCAGAGTAGTAAATAATTCCTGCATCTGCATTTCCTGTTACAACCCAGATTGTTATTTGCCTCACAGTTGGTGCAAACACTAACTTTTCCTTAACTTTTTCGTAAAGACCGAGGTTTTTTAAAGTTTCCAGAGCATACTTACCAACAGGAGCAAGCTTGTCACCTACAGCTATCTTCTCTGCTTCTTCTAAGGAGGTTACTTTTGAATTCTTAGGAACAACAAGAACCAACTTTGTCTTGGCAAAAGGTAAGGCACTCTCCTTATCTACAACTCCCTTTTTGACTAAGTAGTCCATCCAGAACTTTGAAGCGGAAATGTAAACATCAGCTGGAGCTCCAGCTTCTATCTGCCTTGCAAGTTTTCCAGAAGATGAGAAGTTGAAAATTAATCTGTTACCCGTTTGTTTCTCAAACCTGTCCCCGATCTCAGAAACAAGTTCTCTTGTCCCCATTGCAGCAGAAATGGAGATCTCTGCAGCGAAACTGTTTGAAAACATAAAGGTTATAATAAACATAAACACAGTTAAGATCAGACGCATAGTTCTCCTCCTTTTGCATTCATGGTTTTGAAAATGGGAGGTGCCTTGGGCACCTCCCTCTTATTTAAAAGAGAAGTTGGAATTCAGTTACAAACAGGTTGTTAGCAATTTCGTCTCCGTGTCTCTCATTTGCCCAGATATAAGCTGACCTAACTGCAGCCTGCCAGCCATTTAAGAGGTAGTAAAAACCAACACTTGTGTAATCAACATCGTTCTTATCGTCAACATTGTCGTTTGGATCAAGCCAGGAATACCTTCCTACAAGGTGTAATCCTTTGATGGTAGGCACTGCATAATCTCCTTGAATGTAAAAACCTTTCGCATTCCCAAGGTTTACAGGATTACCACTGCTGTCTTTTGCATCTGTTGGATTGTCGTAGAGGTATCCTCCCTCAAAAGCTAAACCTAAGGGTTTTATATCAAGTCTCGTTTCAACATCAAAGAGATTTCTCTTTACAACAGAGGCTCCATAAGCTGTATAGACAAGTTTGGAGTATCTGTCGTAACCTGTTTCGTATCCAGCTCTAACTCTCCATCTGAAATCTTCATTGTTGACTGGTACTGTATCAACTGCAAAGGTGTAGAGATATTTCTTATCCTTGTTATAAATCTTATCGTTAGAGCTCCATCCTTCTCCATTGAGGATAGAAGCAGCAAACTTCAAGTTCTTTAAAGGAACGTAAGTTGCTGCTATACCAACATTTCTCCAGACAGGAGCAATTTTGTTAACCGTGATGGGTCTTTCGGGAAACCAGAGAGTTGTTCCTGATTTCAGGTAGGACATAGAAAGGGGAACTTTAAACTGTCCCATTTTTAAAGAGATAGGAATTGAGTCAAACTTGTAGTCAACGTAAGCATCCCAGCGTTCTACGT
This window contains:
- the modB gene encoding molybdate ABC transporter permease subunit; this translates as MDPQALFSIKLSLKVATLSSLLVFLFGLPVSYFLATRSFPLKNLIDALVTLPLVFPPTVTGYLLLLILGKNGIIGAFLYKLFHTGIVFTWYGAVVAASVAAFPIFVKSSRAAIEAVDRNLIKVSYTLGKGELQTFLKIVLPLAKKGIVAALILSFARALGEFGATLMLAGNIPFKTNTIPLEIYSAVSGGDFQKANILTAITAVISIAIIYLINRLTQGEKRW
- the modA gene encoding molybdate ABC transporter substrate-binding protein; amino-acid sequence: MRLILTVFMFIITFMFSNSFAAEISISAAMGTRELVSEIGDRFEKQTGNRLIFNFSSSGKLARQIEAGAPADVYISASKFWMDYLVKKGVVDKESALPFAKTKLVLVVPKNSKVTSLEEAEKIAVGDKLAPVGKYALETLKNLGLYEKVKEKLVFAPTVRQITIWVVTGNADAGIIYYSDYMKFKDRLKLIEVFPESSHRPIMFYVGLVNSSQKKNLGREFEEFLLSQDGKEFGKFGFFKVNEGR
- a CDS encoding porin, with protein sequence MRKSLFALSLVLLSSQGFAKEVSNEEILQKLQQLEQKVSQLEEENKKLKSLLKKSGYTVTPRKRTEKLQVDGRVLFRFSQAEDLDEGEKTIYGDPGNGFLIRKARVRFHGKLNDNTGYMIHIRSDRGSNVERWDAYVDYKFDSIPISLKMGQFKVPLSMSYLKSGTTLWFPERPITVNKIAPVWRNVGIAATYVPLKNLKFAASILNGEGWSSNDKIYNKDKKYLYTFAVDTVPVNNEDFRWRVRAGYETGYDRYSKLVYTAYGASVVKRNLFDVETRLDIKPLGLAFEGGYLYDNPTDAKDSSGNPVNLGNAKGFYIQGDYAVPTIKGLHLVGRYSWLDPNDNVDDKNDVDYTSVGFYYLLNGWQAAVRSAYIWANERHGDEIANNLFVTEFQLLF